A stretch of DNA from Candidatus Latescibacter sp.:
GCATTCCAGGTTGCTGAATGATTACCCGCGTTCATGGTGGTGTTCACCAGGGTGCTGATCTTCTGCCCGGCCATATTGTACACCTCGACCGTCACTTTTCCGGCTTTGGCCAGAGTGAAGCTGATCGAGGTGGTGGGGTTGAAGGGGTTCGGGATGTTCTGCGAGAGCGAGAACTCTATAGGCGCCAATTCATTCTCGACAGCAGTCGGTATCCCCGCAGGCTTCGTAACGGCATTGGCGTCTAATGTAACCGCGGTCTGTGCCAGCGCTCTTCCGTTCAAAGTTGCACCGGTCTGCATCTCAATCAACGTCTGACACAATATATTTCCCTTCATGGCAGCTGTCGTTCCAAGAGTAACTTGGCCGGCGACCTGCCAGAAGATGTTCTTGGCCTGGGCGCCGCCGCTGAGAGTAACAATGGCTCCATTGGCCACGGTTAGATTTTGCGCTATCTGGAAGATCCAGACATCGCTTGCGGTGCCCGAGATGGTAACACCAGCAGCAGATACTAGGACCCCGGTACCCCACTTGTAAAGACCAGGAGCGAGTGTCATCGAAGTAATATCTCCGGCGCCAAGTTCAGTAGCAGTGGGTAACGTTCGTCCGGCGGCGTCGGTGTACGCGGTTTGCA
This window harbors:
- a CDS encoding ice-binding family protein, with product MAASVAIAAGPAAVNLGSGANFAVLAKTGISTTGTTSIVGDIGVSPAAATFITGFGLILDASNTFSTSSLVTGKIYAADYASPTPAYMTTAVLDMQTAYTDAAGRTLPTATELGAGDITSMTLAPGLYKWGTGVLVSAAGVTISGTASDVWIFQIAQNLTVANGAIVTLSGGAQAKNIFWQVAGQVTLGTTAAMKGNILCQTLIEMQTGATLNGRALAQTAVTLDANAVTKPAGIPTAVENELAPIEFSLSQNIPNPFNPTTSISFTLAKAGKVTVEVYNMAGQKISTLVNTTMNAGNHSATWNASKFSAGVYFYTVKSENYSKTMKMTLLK